The nucleotide sequence GAGGACCTGGGTCAAATTCTTCACAGGTTTTTAGACTATCATTCCTTCCAGCCGATTGCCCCCTGGAAAGCTTTTTTGGAACAGTTCAGGCTGGATGAATTGCCCCAGATTCATCCGGTGTACGGGATTCTGGAGCGCTATATCGAGGCGGCTGAGCTGGCAGAAGCCGCAGGGGACTACCGGAGTGCAATTCATTACCTTTCTTTTCTGGCAGGTAAGGAAATCGCCTGCCGCATCCTGGTGCTGTTCAATCGTTTAGGAGACAGGACTGCGATCGCCCAGGCCCATCAGAAAGTGGCAGAGGCTTTTTGGCAGGAAGGCGATTATAGTCAGGCATTGGAGCACTTTCAAGCCGCCGATAATCTGGAGCGTGTCAGTGACTGCTACCAGAAGCTGGGAAATCTTGGACTCGCCATTCAATGCCGTCCATCCATCCATGGCGAATGGGTGCAGGAAATGCGCAGGATTTTAGAGCACACCGTCCGAACTCAGATGGATTCCGGGGACTTTCTGGCATCCGTTCGGTTGTTGAAATCGGTGACCGCAGCATGGCAGGAGAGCGCAGAAATGGCTGAGGCTGAACGCACCCGGCACCTCTTAACCGAGGCCGTCAGAACAGCGCGGGCTGCTTTCACGTCTGAGTTACGCCTGTCTGAGGGGCAAACCACAACAGATCTGCTCAAACGCTGGAGCCTTCTGGAAGAAGCGGCAGGTAACTATCTCGAAGCTGGATTACAGGCTGAAAAAGCCCACGATTATTTCGCTGCCTCCGTGCTGTTTGAGAAGGCAGGCGCGTTTGGTCAGGCACTGGTTGCGCTTGAGTCAGCTTCTCCCCATGCCCCGGATCCCCGGAAAAAGGCTCAACTGCTTGAACAGGGGGGAGATTATTTTATGGCGGGTCTGTTATATGAGCGGTTGGGAGACATTGAACCTGCGATCTCCATGTATGAGCAGGCGACAGAATTTCTGCGGGCAGCCGAATTACGTCGATATCAATTGGGCGATGAACAGGCGGTGTTTGACGATTGGTTCCAGGAATTACTGATAAAAGCAGGACAGATTGAGCAATTGGCGGAGTTATGTATTGCCAGAGCAACGGAACCAGAATGTTCTTCCGAGCAAAAGGCGCGCCTGTGGCGACGGGTAAAGGAACTGGGAGAGCGGGGTCTAGTTGGGCAAAGATGGCTGGATCGGGTTGCGAATGAGTTGCCAGCCATTGAAGCATTGGATCGACGCAGATTTGAAGAACATGCAGCCTCATGGAGCCAGGCTGCCTGCCGAGAAGTGTTAGCCGCCTATACAGATGCGATCGGGCTGGATCTGGGCACCAGTAATAGCGTGGTGGCTCTTTACAACAAACAGCAAGGAGAGCCAGAAGTGGTTGAGCGGTCAGGGCGGCGGCAGTTTCCATCCGTCTTTGCCATCGATCAATCAGGGCGGGAACGGGTTGGAGTCCCCATCTCAGAGTTGTTAACCAGGTCTCCCCGGGCCATTATGGTCAGGGCCAAACGGGAAATGGGGACAGACCGAAAATTCAAGGCAGGGGGTCAAGAGTATCGAGCAGAGGAAATTTCAGCCCGCATCATTAACCATGCCCGTCAACTTGCCAGAGAGTACCTTCAGAAAAAAATTAGCGCCAGAATCCTGGCGATCGCAACTCGAACGATCAGATCTACTCCACCCATCGACTGGGTGAACGAGTTCCTGGAGCAGCATCCGCCAGCCATTCCCCTTACCAACATTGTGATTACAGTGCCGGCCTACTTCAATGAAGCTCAGAAACAGGCAACGAAGACGGCAGGGGTTCTGGCAGATATGAATATTCTGCGATTAATCCATGAGCCAACAGCGGCTTGCCTCGCCCAGCGTATTCGCAAGGATAACGAGGAAACCATCCTGGTTGCAGATCTAGGTGCAGGCACTTTTGACCTTTCCATCATCCAGGTGGGGCAGGGCATTTTTGAGGTGCAGGAGATCGAAGGAGATAACGCCCTGGGTAGTGCTGATTTAGATGAATTGATCCTTGCCCATTTTGAGCAATCTATCAAAGCTGAAACAGGACAGGAAATCCCCCGTAATAGTCAGGCCGGAACACGCCTGCGGCAGGCCTGTGAAGAGTTAAAAATTGAACTTTCCACACAACAGACCTGGACCATTGACTTACCTTACTTGGTGGGCGATCGCACCATTCAGTTGACCTTAACCCGCACAGAACTGGAACACCTGGCAGTGCCCTGGTTAGAACGCATTCGAGAAACCTGCCAGCGGATTCAGGCAAAACCCAGCCGCATCCTGTTAATTGGTGGAGGTGGGTTAATGCCCGCTGTCCACCGTTGTATCAAAAATGTCTTCAATCTTGAACCCGTCTCTGCCTATGACCCGCTGACTGCTGTCGCCCGTGGCGCAGCTTTGCAGGCCGCCATCCTCATGGGTGATTTAGAAGAAACGCTGTTATTGGATGTGGTACCGTTCAGTTTAGGGATCAAGTGCAGGGTTGCATCAGGGGAGTTCAAATTTGATTCCGTGATTCCCAGACACACCACCATTCCAACCGGCAGAACCCAGCGCTACACCACCATTGAAGACAACCAGACTCAAGTCAGAATTGAAATCTACCAGGGGGAGTCACCGGATCCCCAGGAGAATTTCAAGATTGGAGAATTTATATTGCAGGGAATTCCTGTTGCCAAAGCAGGTGTGCCCCAAATTGATGTCGAATTCAACATCGATACCAGTTGTTTACTGACGGTCACGGCTCGCGATGCTGCAACTGGAAACCAGCGAAGTATTCAAATTGCTGATTCCCACTTGCTGACTCCAGCGCAAACGGCATCCTTCCAGACAAGGTTTCGCAACTCACAAACCTATCAAAACTCCCTGTCGAGGTTGGAGAAACTTACGGCAAAACTGAAAACTATATTGCATGAAGTAGATAAAGTAAATCTTCCAGGTGTTGCAGAACGCTTTCACGATCGCATCCAGACTTACGAACGATACCGTGAACGCTATTCGCCCACAGAAGTAGACAACCATGCCCTGTTTGAAATCTATCGCGATCGCAATCCGTTACAAGACCGGACAAGATTAGTCCTGGATCAATGGGGCACATTGAGTCGGAGTGTTCGTGTTTGGCTAGATCAATACGGATCAACCGATTGGCGTTCTATGAACATTGAAAACCAGGTTCAACAGTTGCTGGACGAAGGCAACCAGTTGCTCCAGCGGACCCAAAATGTCCGCACGAATATCACGGAAATGGTTACCAGGTATCAAAAATGGTTGAGTGTGATTGAAAACCTGCCCGTAAACCCTTCAGGAGACGCAGAAGATCTGGCTCGATATTTTCTGAGTTTAAACCGTTACTCAGAGGCACGGATGCAATTTCAGCGGATTGCCGGGTCTTTATCCTTAGCTCAGATAGAGCTGGGTTTAGAGATCTTTGCCCGCTCCCGGCAACGAGAACCCTATACCGCCTTGCTGCTGGAACAGGCTGAGAGACTGGGTGTTCATAGACCTGACTTTGAAAATCTGAATCACGCTGTCCGCATTTATGCCGCTTCAGTGGTCTGGATACATCTGAATCTAGCTGGATTGACAGCGAGTGGTAGTGGTTTTCTCATTGGACCCAACCAGATCGCCACCAATCGCCATGTTCTGATAGACGAGACAACTGGAAAGCTGGCTGCGCCTGAAGCTGTGCGTGTGATTACCCGGGAAGGCTCGCTGGGTGTAGTTTCCATTCATTTACCAGACTGGGGCGCTGATGACGTAGCGATTCTGACCGTAGAGCCAACCTCTGGCGTAATAGCTCCATTGCGGTTGGGCTATTCAGAATTGGTTGAGGTTGGAGAGCGGATCATGACCATTGGTTTTCCATCCCCTGAAAGTGGCGAATTTGAAGAAAACCTTTACTGTAACACCGGCTTAGTCAACCGCATCAGATCCAGTCAACTCTGTACGGAGAGAGTCCTGGAGGTCAGCATTCCCCTCCAGGGAGGAATTAGTGGTGCTCCTATCCTGAACCAATTTGGAGAGGTGATCGGACTTTTAACTTTCTGGACGGAGCGCAAACAAGCTCTCAACAGTGGGCAGATTCGCAGTGAGCGCTCTTTCTATGCTGTTCCGGTTGAGTTGCTACACCGCCTGCGAGCAAAAATTCAGGGTTAATAACGTGATGGGCAACCCGGAAACCAGGATCCCCGACATCTCGTTGATCTGAGTGTACCTGGCTAAAGTAAATGCGTGAGGATGCTAAAGCACCCATGGGAATTCTGTCAGAGTTTACTTGAGAGCGAAGCAGATTCGGTTTTATAGTCGCGGCGAAGGGTTCATAAATCTCTATGTCTCTTCCGGGTCGTCTGAATTCAGTTTTGGCATCAGGGCAACTCGAACCCGCTGTCCGTCTTCCAGGACAGTCAGCAAGACGTGATTAACCTGGAGGGTGTCTCCCGGTTCAGGCGTTCGTTGCAATTCTTCCAGGAACAGCCCGGCCAGGGTTGCGGCTTCTTCACGGGGTAATTCAATATCCAGTTCATTATTCACAGTTGCAATGCTGGCGCGAATCTTAAAGATGCCCTCGTGGGCACCAATCTGGCGGAACTCCGATTCTTCTTCGGCATCGTATTCATCTCGAATCTCACCCACAATTTCTTCCAACACATCTTCCAGAGTGACCAGTCCTGCGGTTCCACCAAACTCATCCCGGACTATAACCAGGTGCAGGCGGTTCTTCTTCATCTCTGCCAGAATTTCGTTGGCAGGTTTGTTCTCAGAGATGAAATGAACCGGGCGCAGTAACTCACGGATACTGGGTGGTTTCTCCTGTGTGATGGGGAATGGACGGATCAGATCTTTAACATGCAAGATGCCTA is from Leptothermofonsia sichuanensis E412 and encodes:
- a CDS encoding Hsp70 family protein yields the protein MSNWRLHLKRLFQRQFQALGRFLARILRRFQGSEKPDRQLAKTCETLQRQLATPQETEKAWTTYAKALSLARKCNPTELTRVVSSFDPLFRESGSSSELPVQQAISFLLEAKPQTPQMLDAAWRLSQRLHEMDSLRDAQQQICLQLAQIGDSDLLLSKLLKRRNQNLLTSEDLGQILHRFLDYHSFQPIAPWKAFLEQFRLDELPQIHPVYGILERYIEAAELAEAAGDYRSAIHYLSFLAGKEIACRILVLFNRLGDRTAIAQAHQKVAEAFWQEGDYSQALEHFQAADNLERVSDCYQKLGNLGLAIQCRPSIHGEWVQEMRRILEHTVRTQMDSGDFLASVRLLKSVTAAWQESAEMAEAERTRHLLTEAVRTARAAFTSELRLSEGQTTTDLLKRWSLLEEAAGNYLEAGLQAEKAHDYFAASVLFEKAGAFGQALVALESASPHAPDPRKKAQLLEQGGDYFMAGLLYERLGDIEPAISMYEQATEFLRAAELRRYQLGDEQAVFDDWFQELLIKAGQIEQLAELCIARATEPECSSEQKARLWRRVKELGERGLVGQRWLDRVANELPAIEALDRRRFEEHAASWSQAACREVLAAYTDAIGLDLGTSNSVVALYNKQQGEPEVVERSGRRQFPSVFAIDQSGRERVGVPISELLTRSPRAIMVRAKREMGTDRKFKAGGQEYRAEEISARIINHARQLAREYLQKKISARILAIATRTIRSTPPIDWVNEFLEQHPPAIPLTNIVITVPAYFNEAQKQATKTAGVLADMNILRLIHEPTAACLAQRIRKDNEETILVADLGAGTFDLSIIQVGQGIFEVQEIEGDNALGSADLDELILAHFEQSIKAETGQEIPRNSQAGTRLRQACEELKIELSTQQTWTIDLPYLVGDRTIQLTLTRTELEHLAVPWLERIRETCQRIQAKPSRILLIGGGGLMPAVHRCIKNVFNLEPVSAYDPLTAVARGAALQAAILMGDLEETLLLDVVPFSLGIKCRVASGEFKFDSVIPRHTTIPTGRTQRYTTIEDNQTQVRIEIYQGESPDPQENFKIGEFILQGIPVAKAGVPQIDVEFNIDTSCLLTVTARDAATGNQRSIQIADSHLLTPAQTASFQTRFRNSQTYQNSLSRLEKLTAKLKTILHEVDKVNLPGVAERFHDRIQTYERYRERYSPTEVDNHALFEIYRDRNPLQDRTRLVLDQWGTLSRSVRVWLDQYGSTDWRSMNIENQVQQLLDEGNQLLQRTQNVRTNITEMVTRYQKWLSVIENLPVNPSGDAEDLARYFLSLNRYSEARMQFQRIAGSLSLAQIELGLEIFARSRQREPYTALLLEQAERLGVHRPDFENLNHAVRIYAASVVWIHLNLAGLTASGSGFLIGPNQIATNRHVLIDETTGKLAAPEAVRVITREGSLGVVSIHLPDWGADDVAILTVEPTSGVIAPLRLGYSELVEVGERIMTIGFPSPESGEFEENLYCNTGLVNRIRSSQLCTERVLEVSIPLQGGISGAPILNQFGEVIGLLTFWTERKQALNSGQIRSERSFYAVPVELLHRLRAKIQG